One Streptomyces sp. NBC_01217 genomic region harbors:
- a CDS encoding LLM class F420-dependent oxidoreductase — translation MKFGVSTFITDQGISPTALGAALEEREFDALFIAEHSHIPVDRKTPYPAGGELPEMYYRTLDPFVALTAIGVVTERLLLGTGIALIPQRDPIIMAKEVASLDLVSGGRVILGVGIGWNREEMMNHGTDPATRGRLTDERLLAMRELWTEEKAEFHGEFVDFDPVFAWPKPVQRPHPPIYVGGGEGAFRRVARLGDAWLALSTSPQEIGPQIERLRALADREVPVAVYAVPDDPEQVEGYGRLGVERLLFYVPTMPERETLEYLDRLVELRARFG, via the coding sequence GTGAAATTCGGGGTCTCGACCTTCATCACCGACCAGGGGATCAGCCCGACCGCGCTCGGAGCCGCCCTTGAGGAACGTGAGTTCGATGCGCTGTTCATCGCCGAGCACAGCCACATCCCGGTGGACCGCAAGACGCCCTACCCGGCCGGGGGCGAGCTGCCGGAGATGTACTACCGAACCCTTGACCCCTTCGTCGCCTTGACGGCGATCGGCGTGGTGACCGAGCGGCTGCTGCTGGGCACCGGCATCGCGCTGATCCCGCAGCGCGACCCGATCATCATGGCGAAGGAGGTGGCCTCGCTCGACCTGGTCTCCGGCGGCCGGGTGATCCTCGGCGTCGGTATCGGCTGGAACCGTGAGGAGATGATGAACCACGGCACCGACCCCGCCACCCGAGGCCGGCTCACCGACGAGCGGTTGCTTGCCATGCGGGAGCTTTGGACCGAGGAGAAGGCCGAGTTCCACGGGGAGTTCGTGGACTTCGACCCGGTCTTCGCTTGGCCCAAGCCCGTGCAGCGCCCGCATCCGCCGATCTACGTCGGCGGCGGTGAGGGCGCGTTCCGGCGGGTGGCACGGCTCGGAGACGCGTGGCTGGCCCTCAGTACGTCGCCGCAGGAGATCGGTCCGCAGATCGAGCGGCTGCGCGCGCTTGCCGACCGGGAGGTGCCGGTGGCGGTGTACGCGGTTCCCGACGATCCCGAGCAGGTCGAGGGCTACGGCCGTCTGGGGGTCGAGCGCTTGCTGTTCTACGTGCCGACGATGCCCGAACGGGAGACCCTGGAGTACCTGGACCGGCTGGTCGAACTCAGGGCCCGGTTCGGCTGA
- a CDS encoding TIGR03668 family PPOX class F420-dependent oxidoreductase: protein MPALTSAEARERFAVARIAHLATADAAGRPHLVPVVFALDGDAVMLAVDHKPKRTTRLRRLANIAANPSVCLLTDHYEDDWDRLWWARADGEARVLPPPGRSPQAARGIGLLTAKYRQYADRPPGGPVVEVSVLRWSGWRAS from the coding sequence ATGCCCGCCCTGACGAGCGCCGAGGCACGGGAGCGGTTCGCCGTGGCGCGCATCGCCCACCTCGCGACGGCCGACGCGGCGGGCCGCCCGCACCTGGTTCCGGTGGTGTTCGCCCTGGACGGCGACGCGGTGATGCTGGCAGTGGACCACAAGCCGAAGCGGACGACGCGGCTCAGACGCCTGGCCAACATCGCGGCCAACCCGTCGGTCTGCCTGCTAACCGACCACTACGAGGACGACTGGGACCGTCTGTGGTGGGCCAGGGCCGATGGCGAGGCCCGCGTGCTCCCGCCGCCGGGCCGGTCGCCGCAGGCCGCCCGGGGCATCGGCCTGCTCACGGCGAAATACCGGCAGTACGCCGACCGGCCCCCCGGCGGACCGGTCGTCGAGGTCTCGGTCCTGCGCTGGAGCGGCTGGCGCGCGTCATGA
- the ltrA gene encoding group II intron reverse transcriptase/maturase, translating into MAKEDSKSAAEELEGQEVSLVNTDELEYVLMRAEHRVLEIQTKLHRWAREDPHRRFSDLFNLVADPAFLLVAWVRVRGNKGARTAGVDGETAYYVETVRGVENFLDGLRSSLKGRSFCPLPVRERMIPKAGGKQRRLGIATVRDRVVQASLKRVLEPVFEADFLPCSYGFRPNHRAHDAVAEVRHFTSHSYEWIVEGDIKACFDEISHAALMDRVRARVADKRVLALVKAFLKSGILGEDREFRETGAGTPQGSILSPLLSNVALSVLDEHVARGPGGPASTFNDRQKRRRRGLPNYRLIRYADNWCLVVSGTKADAEALKEEAAQVLSTMGLRLSPGKTLITHIDEGLDFLGWRIQRHRKRGTNKHYVYTYPSRKALAAVMAKVKAQCRRTGTDVPFDTLLICLNRMLRGWCAYFRPGVSSAVFQYLSSYVWGRVIWWLRRKHPRMNWKDLRRRFCGGGWWPASEERDLFSPARVHTTRYRYRGSVIPSPWPITG; encoded by the coding sequence ATGGCGAAGGAGGACAGCAAGTCAGCAGCGGAAGAACTGGAAGGCCAGGAGGTGTCGTTGGTGAATACCGACGAGCTGGAGTACGTCCTGATGAGGGCGGAGCACCGGGTACTGGAGATCCAGACGAAGCTGCACCGGTGGGCCCGCGAGGATCCTCATCGCAGGTTCAGTGATCTGTTCAACCTCGTTGCCGACCCCGCGTTCCTTCTGGTCGCGTGGGTTCGGGTGCGGGGCAACAAGGGAGCCCGCACGGCAGGAGTGGACGGCGAGACCGCCTACTACGTGGAGACCGTGCGGGGCGTCGAGAACTTCCTCGACGGGCTGCGTTCCTCGCTCAAGGGCCGCAGTTTCTGCCCGCTCCCGGTCCGGGAACGGATGATCCCCAAGGCGGGCGGCAAGCAGCGCCGTCTGGGGATCGCGACCGTGAGGGACCGGGTGGTGCAGGCGTCCCTGAAACGGGTGCTGGAGCCGGTGTTCGAGGCGGATTTCCTCCCGTGTTCCTACGGGTTCCGCCCGAATCACCGGGCCCATGACGCGGTGGCCGAGGTCCGCCACTTCACCTCCCACTCCTACGAGTGGATCGTGGAGGGCGACATCAAAGCCTGCTTCGACGAGATCTCGCACGCCGCCCTGATGGACCGGGTGCGCGCTCGCGTCGCGGACAAACGCGTCCTGGCCCTGGTGAAGGCATTCTTGAAGTCCGGGATCCTCGGTGAGGACCGGGAGTTCAGGGAGACCGGCGCTGGAACCCCGCAAGGATCAATCCTCTCCCCGTTGCTGAGCAACGTGGCCCTCTCCGTCCTGGACGAGCATGTTGCCCGGGGCCCGGGAGGTCCGGCGAGCACCTTCAACGACCGCCAGAAACGCCGCCGTCGCGGACTGCCGAACTACCGGCTGATCCGATACGCGGACAACTGGTGCCTGGTCGTGTCGGGCACCAAGGCCGACGCGGAGGCGCTCAAGGAAGAGGCCGCCCAAGTCCTCTCCACGATGGGCTTGCGCCTGTCACCGGGGAAGACACTGATCACCCACATCGACGAGGGCCTCGATTTTCTTGGCTGGCGCATCCAGCGCCATCGCAAGCGAGGCACCAACAAGCACTACGTCTACACCTATCCGTCACGCAAGGCCCTCGCGGCCGTGATGGCCAAGGTCAAGGCACAGTGCCGCAGAACAGGCACGGACGTGCCGTTCGACACCCTGCTCATCTGTCTCAACCGGATGCTGCGGGGCTGGTGCGCCTACTTCCGGCCGGGAGTGTCGAGCGCGGTCTTCCAGTACCTGAGCTCATATGTCTGGGGCCGGGTGATCTGGTGGCTTCGGCGCAAGCACCCCCGGATGAACTGGAAGGACCTGCGCCGCCGCTTCTGCGGCGGTGGCTGGTGGCCGGCCAGCGAGGAACGGGATCTGTTCAGCCCGGCGAGAGTGCACACCACGCGCTACCGCTACCGCGGATCAGTCATCCCCTCCCCATGGCCGATCACGGGATGA
- the tdh gene encoding L-threonine 3-dehydrogenase: MKALVKQKAEPGLWLMDVPEPEIGPSDVLIKVLRTGICGTDLHIRNYDGWAQQAVRTPLVLGHEFVGEVAETGADVVDINVGDLVSGEGHLVCGKCRNCLAGRRHLCRATLGLGVGRDGAFAEYVALPASNVWVHRVPVDLDIAAIFDPFGNAVHTALSFPLVGEDVLITGAGPIGIMAAAVAKHAGARNVVITDVSEARLELARKVGVSLALNVGEQTIADGQQKLGLREGFDIGLEMSGRPEAMRDMIANMTHGGRIAMLGLPSEEFPVDWSRIVTSMITIKGIYGREMYETWYAMSVLLEGGLDLAPVITGRYGYRDFEAAFDDAASGRGGKVILDWTS; this comes from the coding sequence GTGAAGGCACTCGTGAAGCAGAAGGCCGAGCCGGGACTCTGGCTGATGGACGTGCCCGAGCCGGAGATCGGCCCCTCGGACGTACTGATCAAGGTGCTCCGCACCGGCATCTGCGGCACGGATCTGCACATCCGGAACTACGACGGCTGGGCCCAGCAGGCCGTACGCACCCCGCTCGTCCTCGGACACGAGTTCGTCGGCGAGGTCGCGGAGACCGGCGCCGACGTCGTCGACATCAACGTCGGCGACCTGGTCAGCGGCGAGGGCCACCTGGTCTGCGGGAAGTGCCGCAACTGTCTGGCAGGCCGCCGCCACCTGTGCCGCGCCACCCTCGGGCTCGGCGTCGGCCGGGACGGGGCGTTCGCCGAGTACGTCGCGCTGCCCGCGTCCAACGTGTGGGTGCACCGGGTTCCCGTCGACCTCGACATCGCCGCGATCTTCGACCCGTTCGGCAACGCCGTGCACACCGCGCTCTCGTTCCCGCTGGTCGGTGAGGACGTCCTGATCACCGGCGCCGGACCGATCGGCATCATGGCCGCCGCCGTCGCCAAGCACGCGGGCGCCCGCAATGTCGTCATCACCGACGTCAGCGAGGCCCGGCTGGAGCTGGCCAGGAAGGTCGGCGTCAGCCTCGCCCTCAACGTCGGCGAGCAGACCATCGCCGACGGTCAGCAGAAGCTCGGCCTGCGCGAGGGCTTCGACATCGGCCTGGAGATGTCCGGCCGCCCCGAGGCGATGCGCGACATGATCGCGAACATGACGCACGGCGGCCGGATCGCCATGCTCGGACTGCCGTCCGAGGAGTTCCCCGTCGACTGGTCCCGCATCGTCACCTCGATGATCACGATCAAGGGCATCTACGGCCGCGAGATGTACGAGACCTGGTACGCCATGTCCGTACTGCTGGAGGGCGGCCTCGACCTCGCCCCCGTGATCACCGGCCGGTACGGGTACCGGGACTTCGAAGCGGCCTTCGACGACGCGGCGAGCGGCCGCGGCGGCAAGGTCATCCTCGACTGGACCTCCTGA
- a CDS encoding RCC1 domain-containing protein, whose protein sequence is MPPSAVKSWGYNGFGQLGNESLTDSNAPVDVLWLEGVAKLSANTYSSFATLDDGSVSAWGTNDVGQLGDDTLFNRTTSVPIDVLQGVTDIASGVDHTVAARDDGSVIAWGADANAQLGDGTINSTRKPMTVLPPGSAVLRVATTELGKSSFAY, encoded by the coding sequence TTGCCGCCGAGCGCCGTCAAGTCCTGGGGCTACAACGGTTTCGGCCAGCTCGGCAACGAGTCGCTGACCGACAGCAACGCGCCGGTCGACGTCCTGTGGCTCGAAGGCGTTGCCAAGCTCTCCGCCAACACCTACAGCAGCTTCGCCACCCTGGACGACGGCAGTGTCAGTGCCTGGGGCACGAACGACGTCGGGCAGCTCGGTGACGACACCCTGTTCAACCGGACCACTTCGGTGCCGATCGATGTCCTCCAGGGCGTCACGGACATCGCGAGCGGGGTGGACCACACCGTCGCCGCCCGCGACGACGGTTCGGTGATCGCCTGGGGCGCCGATGCCAACGCGCAGCTCGGCGACGGCACGATCAACTCCACCCGCAAGCCGATGACCGTCCTTCCGCCGGGCAGCGCCGTCCTGCGCGTCGCGACGACGGAGTTGGGCAAGTCCAGCTTCGCCTACTGA
- a CDS encoding FecCD family ABC transporter permease, giving the protein MRFGRWSLTVRLVLVLAAAVVTVFSIGTGTYVLTPAEGVRTLFGDGPQGAHFIVWELRLPRALDGLLVGFAMGKAGAVFQSLTRNPLGSPDITGFGNGASAGALVSIVLFESGAPQTAIGAVCGGLATTAAVCLLAWKRGVHGYRLVLVGIGASAVLGSATSYLYVRTGSAGPNVLPAAWMGAVLVGGADWATRRIASTTLLPVGVVTGVAGGVYLAWLLLRQRRSGRL; this is encoded by the coding sequence TTGCGGTTCGGGCGATGGTCCCTGACCGTCCGCCTGGTGCTGGTCCTCGCGGCCGCCGTCGTCACGGTGTTCTCCATAGGCACCGGTACGTACGTGCTCACGCCCGCCGAGGGGGTCCGCACCCTGTTCGGGGACGGGCCGCAGGGTGCCCACTTCATCGTGTGGGAGCTGAGGCTGCCCCGGGCCCTCGACGGGCTGCTGGTCGGCTTCGCCATGGGCAAGGCCGGTGCCGTCTTCCAGTCCCTGACCCGCAACCCACTGGGCAGCCCCGACATCACGGGGTTCGGCAACGGCGCATCCGCCGGTGCGCTGGTCTCCATCGTCCTCTTCGAATCCGGCGCTCCGCAGACGGCGATCGGCGCCGTCTGCGGAGGACTCGCGACCACCGCCGCCGTCTGCCTGCTGGCATGGAAGAGGGGCGTGCACGGCTACCGGCTCGTACTCGTCGGCATCGGGGCGTCCGCGGTGCTCGGCTCGGCCACCAGCTATCTCTACGTACGTACCGGGTCGGCGGGCCCCAACGTGCTGCCCGCCGCCTGGATGGGCGCGGTCCTCGTCGGCGGAGCCGACTGGGCGACCCGACGGATCGCCAGTACGACCCTGCTGCCGGTGGGGGTCGTCACCGGTGTCGCGGGCGGCGTCTACCTGGCGTGGCTGCTGCTGCGGCAACGCAGATCGGGCCGGCTGTGA
- a CDS encoding peptidase S1, which yields MNLKTLSAFAAVLALAGLTGASTADAVPGTVSGDGGNRIGTLRDNGDAYVKEGGLNATWVKEAGEIKQVALSGNRIGVLTGDGVAWVKGGALNATWVREADDVKQIALSGDRIGVLKDNGDAYVKDGGLSAPWVLEAHKVKELELSRNRIGIVKGNGNAYVKDGGLSAPWVKESGNVIGIDLAGNRIGVLTSDGVAWVKEGGLSARWVKESHDVIQLELSGRRIGVLKDTGDAYVKEGGLSAAWVHEYAHAIQIALSGNRIGVLRGDGDARVKEGGLNASWVLEAENIIELALS from the coding sequence ATGAATCTCAAGACTCTCTCCGCGTTCGCCGCCGTTCTGGCCCTGGCCGGCCTCACCGGTGCGTCCACGGCGGACGCGGTACCCGGCACGGTCTCCGGCGACGGAGGCAACCGCATCGGCACCCTGCGCGACAACGGCGATGCCTACGTGAAGGAGGGCGGCCTCAACGCGACCTGGGTCAAGGAGGCCGGGGAGATCAAGCAGGTTGCTCTGTCCGGCAACCGCATCGGAGTCCTCACCGGTGACGGCGTCGCCTGGGTGAAGGGGGGCGCTCTCAACGCGACCTGGGTCCGGGAGGCCGACGACGTCAAGCAGATCGCGCTCTCGGGCGACCGCATCGGCGTCCTGAAGGACAACGGCGACGCGTACGTGAAGGACGGCGGCCTCAGCGCCCCGTGGGTCCTGGAGGCCCACAAGGTCAAGGAACTGGAGCTGTCCCGCAACCGCATCGGCATCGTGAAGGGCAACGGCAATGCGTACGTGAAGGACGGCGGCCTCAGCGCCCCGTGGGTCAAGGAGTCCGGCAACGTCATCGGCATCGACCTGGCGGGCAACCGTATCGGTGTGCTCACGAGTGACGGCGTCGCCTGGGTGAAGGAGGGCGGTCTCAGCGCCAGGTGGGTCAAGGAGTCCCACGACGTCATCCAGCTCGAACTGTCGGGCCGGCGCATCGGCGTCCTGAAGGACACCGGCGACGCGTACGTGAAGGAGGGCGGCCTGAGCGCGGCGTGGGTACACGAGTACGCCCACGCCATTCAGATCGCCCTGTCCGGCAACCGCATCGGCGTCCTCAGGGGCGACGGCGACGCACGGGTCAAGGAGGGCGGCCTGAACGCGTCGTGGGTCCTGGAGGCCGAAAACATCATCGAGCTGGCGCTTTCCTGA
- a CDS encoding nucleic acid/nucleotide deaminase domain-containing protein yields the protein MALLAGVGVSTEYTAPPTELAADYDWYEDTAAEQLRQDQCLMSDVLRLGGPAMAVSAQDALNQSPERLRELANRDYWEDTPLATAYQSDRDAASAELDRLDALHDSWKISGLETPGGFGSVADFEWPPGTSGDDGEDFHSQTGLMGWIADRFWKDESDFYEDATPPADAETVAAVKALGQPLYGSEPDPSLPDWDRQLALRSAYEHLTDWSLEPTGADNARLFLSSGGFPDKAPVPGTAEHRVAVEDLKSRFAACAWRDPMDPEKVLGEVSATAGAEWQQEVGSQAAKRNDILTANKNAVQALTMASESMGKILGHSWVADHITRWQDYWSSGGIGWIGTSPMAVQIPGATGKCLGVQGSGTANGTAVEVVACSTAAAQQWRINGGYGEGYSLQNVNSQKCLDVATNQTKIQIWTCNGTPMQTWKFSARVSATLQNLGANKCLNFPTYTAGQDALAAACSTAATQKVLFKVSEHNGSVPPSTEFTKASQRLSAARAGAQAELAELKRQATAATAAQTASATAEQAAYAIADANGAPRGRGLLVGQQKAQVTQGVAAAVAALVKAGETAEAATRAAVADSATIAQRALAQAAQSKAEFRKQAAYRAELQAQAAADAAKLHRDNAKKDKELAEAKLAESLAAEADAKTAAAEAHAKRLKAEAEEATAKAEKETADLKKSEAAQHRQTAEAEAANAEAAKGRAETAEATAVARKNDAETAKDRAGELRDDAWDAQQKADAARAKADAKEAYAESLEAGEAADAARAAANEADQHANDAEAAAGRARTAADAATQAAADADAAATRAEAAAKRSRAAADDAQAAKLKADAAVRTATSAAADAIDASEHASAEAALSVKAANEAEAQAKTAKAEADAAKAEADKATVAAAKAAGFAYVTAQAAVDAGNSAAQVAAPANDAIQLGSPYVTKDSAASLVVLSGQAAKTIAEQQKAVADAHAANAAEEAAAAQIIADQAQGDAKAAYQHAANAAKHAADARGYSKEALTYAAAAATAAAKSQESLARTIGYQAQATADAVAADEAAGRAEGYAETARTSADAAALDADAARAAATQAEESAGQARAAAERADAAATAAEEAAKDAQAYAESAQEAATQAENAGNTKQIETGTVPDDAGGLIGGVFYVVDHIEQVGEPQILKKTEGCDGWWDQLAYDGDCTMTQKIGYKADLDLYMCTTEVWENSCFSGDTLYLGEHKTDTLYTEVTHTITIAEYQQGIDPVDILFGSWIRCAQKLTPGGENGSWGGCAWAVVDVAAMFAGKIIRPIADAVRAMDGAARTGIGFVDAWKALSALRLSDAAMAGIAGKMAEKFYASCRKVSRVASVAPKPRVATVVPMGTIGSPVPEYSCVGLIAYNSTELSNMAYRARIESGFGIFGNRNVAVARVPGWNDPKTGDLVIGFSKGGGFHAEDDILAQLAAKDVSPKQINALYTERQPCPVCGPNLENLLKEGTEITWSVQWGSNGLMNRAFENVLAGLIQAQGRP from the coding sequence ATGGCCTTGTTGGCGGGGGTGGGTGTGAGCACCGAATACACGGCACCGCCGACCGAGTTGGCCGCCGACTACGATTGGTACGAGGACACCGCCGCCGAGCAGTTGCGGCAGGATCAGTGCCTGATGAGCGACGTATTGCGGCTGGGCGGGCCGGCCATGGCCGTCAGCGCGCAGGACGCTCTCAACCAGAGTCCGGAGCGGCTGCGGGAGTTGGCGAACCGGGACTACTGGGAAGACACGCCGCTCGCCACCGCGTACCAGTCGGACCGGGATGCCGCATCTGCTGAGCTGGACCGGCTCGACGCGCTTCACGACAGCTGGAAGATATCCGGGCTCGAGACGCCCGGGGGCTTTGGTTCTGTCGCCGACTTCGAGTGGCCGCCCGGGACCAGCGGTGACGACGGTGAGGACTTCCATTCCCAGACCGGTCTCATGGGGTGGATCGCCGACCGGTTCTGGAAGGACGAGAGCGACTTCTACGAGGACGCGACTCCGCCGGCGGACGCGGAGACCGTCGCTGCGGTCAAGGCTCTGGGACAGCCGCTGTACGGCAGCGAACCCGACCCGTCCCTGCCGGACTGGGACCGACAGCTCGCCCTGCGGTCCGCCTACGAGCACCTGACGGACTGGAGCCTGGAGCCGACCGGCGCGGACAACGCCCGCCTCTTCCTGAGCTCGGGCGGCTTCCCGGACAAGGCGCCGGTGCCGGGTACCGCCGAGCACCGGGTCGCGGTCGAGGACCTCAAGTCCCGTTTCGCCGCCTGTGCGTGGCGTGATCCGATGGACCCGGAGAAGGTCCTGGGCGAGGTCTCCGCGACCGCCGGGGCGGAGTGGCAGCAGGAAGTCGGTTCGCAGGCCGCCAAGCGCAACGACATCCTGACCGCGAACAAGAACGCCGTCCAGGCGCTGACCATGGCATCCGAGTCGATGGGCAAGATACTCGGACACTCGTGGGTCGCCGACCACATCACCCGCTGGCAGGATTACTGGTCCTCGGGCGGCATTGGTTGGATCGGTACCTCCCCGATGGCCGTCCAGATCCCGGGTGCGACCGGCAAGTGCCTGGGTGTGCAGGGTTCCGGCACCGCGAACGGCACGGCTGTCGAGGTCGTCGCCTGCTCCACGGCAGCCGCCCAGCAGTGGAGGATCAACGGGGGCTACGGCGAGGGCTACAGCCTGCAGAACGTCAACTCGCAGAAGTGCCTCGACGTCGCCACCAACCAGACGAAGATCCAGATCTGGACCTGCAACGGCACGCCCATGCAGACGTGGAAGTTCAGCGCCCGGGTCAGCGCGACCCTGCAGAACCTGGGGGCGAACAAGTGCCTGAACTTCCCCACGTACACCGCCGGGCAGGACGCGCTCGCGGCCGCCTGCAGCACCGCTGCCACGCAGAAGGTGCTGTTCAAGGTCTCCGAGCACAACGGCAGCGTTCCGCCGTCCACGGAGTTCACCAAGGCGTCACAGCGGCTGAGCGCCGCGCGCGCAGGAGCGCAGGCCGAGCTGGCCGAGCTCAAGCGCCAGGCGACGGCCGCGACGGCCGCCCAGACCGCCAGCGCCACCGCCGAACAGGCGGCGTACGCGATCGCGGACGCCAACGGGGCGCCGCGGGGTCGCGGTCTGCTGGTAGGCCAGCAGAAGGCGCAGGTCACGCAGGGAGTAGCGGCCGCGGTCGCGGCGCTGGTGAAGGCCGGCGAGACCGCCGAGGCGGCCACCCGGGCGGCTGTCGCGGACAGCGCCACGATTGCCCAGCGGGCGCTGGCGCAGGCCGCGCAGTCCAAGGCGGAGTTCCGCAAGCAGGCGGCCTACCGGGCCGAACTGCAGGCCCAGGCGGCCGCGGACGCGGCCAAGCTGCACCGTGACAACGCCAAGAAGGACAAGGAGCTGGCCGAGGCCAAGCTCGCCGAGTCCCTGGCCGCGGAGGCAGACGCGAAAACGGCGGCGGCCGAGGCGCACGCCAAGCGGCTGAAGGCCGAGGCCGAAGAGGCTACGGCGAAGGCGGAGAAGGAGACCGCCGACCTCAAAAAGTCGGAGGCGGCCCAACACCGGCAGACCGCGGAAGCCGAAGCGGCCAACGCCGAGGCAGCCAAGGGCAGGGCCGAGACGGCGGAGGCCACGGCGGTGGCCCGGAAGAACGACGCCGAAACTGCGAAGGATCGTGCCGGGGAACTGCGCGACGACGCGTGGGACGCCCAGCAGAAGGCGGACGCGGCGCGCGCCAAGGCCGACGCCAAGGAGGCCTACGCCGAATCCCTGGAAGCGGGGGAAGCGGCGGACGCCGCGCGGGCGGCTGCCAATGAGGCCGACCAGCACGCGAACGACGCCGAGGCGGCGGCCGGCCGGGCTCGAACTGCGGCCGACGCGGCCACCCAGGCGGCAGCGGACGCGGACGCGGCGGCGACCCGTGCGGAGGCCGCCGCCAAGCGCTCCCGCGCAGCCGCGGACGACGCGCAGGCGGCAAAGCTGAAGGCGGACGCCGCGGTGCGCACCGCGACCAGCGCCGCCGCCGACGCCATCGACGCCTCCGAGCACGCCTCGGCCGAGGCCGCGTTGTCGGTCAAGGCGGCCAACGAGGCCGAGGCACAGGCGAAGACGGCCAAAGCCGAGGCGGACGCGGCCAAGGCCGAGGCCGACAAGGCCACCGTCGCCGCAGCGAAGGCGGCAGGGTTCGCCTATGTCACCGCGCAGGCCGCGGTGGACGCCGGGAACTCGGCCGCGCAGGTCGCAGCTCCCGCGAACGACGCGATCCAGCTCGGCTCGCCCTACGTCACCAAGGACTCGGCCGCCTCTCTGGTGGTCCTGTCCGGCCAGGCGGCGAAGACCATCGCCGAGCAGCAGAAGGCCGTCGCGGACGCCCACGCCGCCAACGCGGCCGAGGAGGCCGCGGCCGCCCAGATCATCGCCGACCAGGCACAGGGCGACGCCAAGGCCGCCTACCAGCACGCCGCGAACGCCGCCAAACACGCCGCGGACGCCCGCGGCTACTCGAAGGAGGCACTGACCTACGCGGCCGCCGCGGCGACCGCCGCCGCGAAGTCGCAGGAGTCACTGGCCCGCACCATCGGCTACCAGGCCCAGGCCACCGCCGACGCAGTGGCCGCCGACGAGGCCGCCGGCCGCGCCGAAGGCTACGCCGAAACCGCCCGCACCTCCGCCGACGCCGCCGCCCTCGACGCGGACGCCGCCCGCGCGGCTGCCACGCAGGCGGAAGAGTCCGCCGGCCAGGCCAGAGCCGCCGCCGAGCGGGCCGACGCCGCAGCGACAGCGGCCGAGGAAGCCGCCAAGGACGCCCAGGCGTACGCCGAATCAGCCCAGGAAGCCGCGACTCAGGCCGAGAACGCGGGGAACACCAAGCAGATCGAGACCGGGACGGTCCCGGACGACGCCGGCGGACTCATCGGTGGCGTGTTCTACGTCGTCGACCACATCGAGCAGGTCGGCGAACCCCAGATCCTGAAGAAGACCGAGGGCTGCGACGGCTGGTGGGACCAGCTCGCCTACGACGGCGACTGCACGATGACCCAGAAGATCGGGTACAAGGCCGACCTCGATCTGTACATGTGCACCACGGAGGTCTGGGAGAACTCGTGCTTCTCCGGGGACACGCTGTACCTGGGCGAGCACAAGACGGACACGCTGTACACCGAGGTCACGCACACCATCACGATCGCGGAGTACCAGCAGGGCATCGACCCCGTCGACATCCTCTTCGGCAGCTGGATCCGATGCGCCCAGAAACTCACCCCCGGTGGTGAGAACGGGAGCTGGGGCGGTTGCGCCTGGGCCGTGGTGGATGTGGCGGCAATGTTCGCCGGCAAGATCATCCGTCCCATCGCGGACGCCGTCCGGGCGATGGACGGTGCCGCCAGGACCGGAATCGGCTTCGTCGACGCGTGGAAGGCGCTGAGCGCCCTCAGGCTTTCCGATGCCGCCATGGCCGGAATCGCCGGGAAGATGGCGGAGAAGTTCTACGCCTCCTGCCGGAAGGTGTCGCGGGTCGCCTCTGTCGCGCCGAAGCCGCGGGTCGCGACTGTCGTTCCGATGGGCACCATCGGGAGTCCGGTTCCCGAGTATTCCTGCGTCGGGCTGATCGCGTACAACAGCACCGAACTCTCCAACATGGCCTATCGGGCCAGAATCGAGTCGGGTTTCGGTATCTTCGGCAACAGGAATGTGGCCGTCGCGAGGGTGCCGGGCTGGAATGACCCGAAGACCGGCGATCTCGTCATCGGTTTCAGTAAGGGGGGCGGGTTCCACGCGGAGGACGACATCCTCGCTCAGCTGGCCGCAAAGGATGTCTCACCGAAGCAGATCAACGCGCTCTACACCGAACGGCAGCCGTGCCCCGTGTGCGGACCGAATCTGGAGAACCTCCTCAAGGAGGGCACAGAGATCACGTGGTCCGTGCAGTGGGGATCGAATGGACTGATGAACAGGGCGTTCGAGAATGTTCTGGCGGGTCTGATCCAGGCCCAGGGGCGCCCCTAG